A region from the Deltaproteobacteria bacterium genome encodes:
- a CDS encoding zinc-dependent alcohol dehydrogenase family protein, producing MARLVRFHQNGGPEVLKVEHVDVPPPGPGEVRIAVKALGLNRAEAMFRSGHYLEPPTFPARLGYEAAGNVAELGEGVQGFKVGDAVSTIPAFSQNQYGVYGDTATVPAFAVARHPASLSWAEAAAVWMQYATAYGALIDIAGLKAGDTLLIPAASSSVGIAAIQIARMIGATPVALTRGSGKRKALLTAGAAHVIVTEEQDLVAEANRLTGGKGARIVFDPVGGPTVAKLTAAMAERGILLLYGVLGTDPTPLPLLDVLAKSLTIRGYLVFEVTQDPPRLERAKKFIVDGLSAGKLKPVVAKTFPLEQIVEAHRYLESNQQVGKIVVTV from the coding sequence ATGGCACGCCTCGTCCGATTCCACCAGAACGGTGGCCCGGAAGTGTTGAAGGTCGAGCACGTGGACGTACCGCCGCCGGGGCCGGGAGAAGTCCGCATCGCGGTGAAGGCGCTTGGCCTGAACCGGGCCGAGGCGATGTTCCGTTCGGGCCACTACCTGGAGCCACCCACGTTCCCCGCCCGCCTCGGTTACGAGGCGGCAGGTAACGTCGCGGAGCTCGGCGAAGGCGTGCAGGGCTTTAAGGTCGGCGACGCCGTCAGCACCATCCCGGCGTTCTCGCAGAACCAATACGGCGTCTACGGCGACACGGCAACCGTGCCGGCCTTTGCGGTGGCCAGGCACCCTGCGTCGCTGTCGTGGGCCGAGGCGGCGGCGGTATGGATGCAATATGCCACCGCGTACGGCGCGTTGATCGACATTGCGGGCCTGAAGGCGGGCGACACCCTGCTGATCCCGGCGGCTTCCAGCAGCGTGGGCATTGCCGCCATCCAGATTGCACGGATGATCGGCGCCACGCCCGTGGCGCTCACGCGCGGCAGCGGCAAGCGCAAGGCTTTGCTTACCGCCGGTGCGGCGCACGTCATCGTAACCGAAGAGCAGGACCTGGTCGCCGAGGCGAACAGGCTCACCGGGGGGAAGGGAGCCCGCATCGTGTTCGACCCGGTGGGCGGGCCCACCGTAGCCAAGCTGACGGCGGCGATGGCCGAGCGCGGCATCCTGTTGCTGTACGGCGTCCTCGGCACCGACCCGACACCGCTGCCGCTGTTGGACGTGTTGGCCAAGTCGCTGACCATCCGCGGCTATCTCGTGTTTGAGGTCACCCAAGATCCGCCGCGGCTCGAACGAGCCAAGAAGTTCATCGTCGACGGTTTGTCCGCGGGCAAGCTCAAGCCGGTGGTCGCCAAGACGTTCCCTCTCGAGCAGATCGTCGAGGCGCATCGGTACCTGGAGTCGAACCAGCAAGTCGGCAAGATCGTGGTGACGGTCTAA
- a CDS encoding ring-cleaving dioxygenase, protein MAGTISGIHHVTAIAGDPQRNLDFYTGILGLRLVKLTVNYDDPSTYHFYFGDGEGRPGTILTFFPWPGAPRGRRGTGQATAVAFSIPRNAAGFWIERLKASGIDATAPHRRFDEEVIPFADPDGLQLELVAHASAESRDPWSDGPVSAAHAIRGFFGVTLLEEGYERTAELHANTFGFTPSHEEGNRFRYESGGGAPGAVVDLLCLHSAPSGQVAVGTVHHVAFRTAGPKEQAAWRSKLVDLGYNVSPVIDRVYFRSIYFREPGGVLYEIATDSPGFTVDEPPDHLGSRLLLPPGLEPRRSSLEEILPPVRIPAIS, encoded by the coding sequence ATGGCAGGGACTATATCGGGCATCCATCATGTGACCGCGATCGCCGGCGATCCACAGCGGAATCTCGATTTCTATACGGGCATCCTGGGGCTGAGGCTCGTAAAGCTCACAGTCAACTACGACGACCCTTCGACATACCACTTCTACTTCGGCGACGGGGAAGGACGCCCGGGGACGATCCTCACCTTCTTCCCTTGGCCCGGGGCTCCCCGGGGGCGAAGGGGGACGGGCCAGGCGACCGCCGTCGCTTTCTCCATCCCCCGGAACGCGGCGGGCTTCTGGATCGAGCGGCTGAAAGCCAGCGGGATCGATGCTACGGCTCCGCACCGCCGTTTCGATGAGGAGGTCATCCCGTTTGCGGACCCGGACGGGCTCCAGCTTGAATTGGTGGCGCACGCCAGCGCGGAGTCACGCGATCCCTGGAGCGATGGTCCGGTATCCGCGGCTCATGCTATCCGGGGATTCTTTGGCGTTACCCTGTTGGAGGAAGGCTACGAGAGGACCGCGGAACTGCATGCGAATACGTTCGGCTTCACCCCGTCGCACGAGGAGGGGAACAGGTTCCGATACGAGTCCGGGGGCGGGGCTCCCGGCGCTGTCGTGGACCTTCTTTGTCTTCATTCCGCACCGTCCGGCCAGGTGGCGGTGGGGACGGTTCATCACGTGGCCTTCCGGACCGCCGGCCCGAAGGAACAGGCGGCGTGGCGCAGCAAGCTCGTGGACCTGGGGTATAACGTCTCTCCGGTCATCGACCGGGTCTATTTCCGCTCGATCTACTTCCGGGAGCCCGGCGGCGTCCTTTATGAGATTGCAACCGATTCCCCGGGCTTTACCGTAGACGAACCCCCGGACCACCTCGGCTCGCGCCTTCTGCTTCCCCCCGGGCTCGAACCACGCCGCTCCAGCCTGGAAGAGATCCTGCCTCCCGTACGAATTCCGGCGATTTCATGA
- a CDS encoding prohibitin family protein: MDERNVFAARDAMRTAVRKRPVRMAAIGAIIAAFFLFLKPWAQIGAGERGVVLNFGAVQGVVLDEGLHIRMPIMQRIVPMDVKVQKSLTSAAAASLDLQEVTSEVAINYHIVPDKANVVYQTIGIHFKERIIDPAVQEVVKAVTAKYTAEELITKRPAVSDAMKSNLTERLITNNIAVDAFSIVGFSFSKIFMEAIESKQTAEQLALKARRDLERIKIEAEQKVTAAKAEAESLRLQRANISLDLIELRKVEANLRAIEKWNGILPQVTGGGAVPFIGVGEVPKR, from the coding sequence ATGGATGAAAGAAACGTCTTCGCGGCAAGGGACGCAATGCGTACCGCCGTAAGGAAAAGGCCGGTGAGGATGGCGGCGATCGGCGCGATCATCGCGGCGTTCTTCCTGTTCCTGAAGCCGTGGGCGCAGATCGGGGCGGGGGAAAGAGGGGTCGTCCTCAACTTCGGGGCCGTTCAGGGCGTCGTGCTCGATGAAGGGCTGCACATCCGCATGCCGATCATGCAGAGGATCGTCCCGATGGACGTCAAGGTCCAGAAATCGCTGACGAGCGCGGCGGCGGCCTCGCTCGACCTCCAGGAAGTGACCTCGGAGGTCGCGATCAACTATCACATCGTTCCGGACAAGGCGAACGTCGTCTACCAGACGATCGGCATCCATTTCAAGGAGCGGATCATCGACCCCGCGGTGCAGGAGGTGGTTAAGGCTGTGACGGCCAAGTACACGGCGGAAGAGCTCATAACGAAGAGGCCGGCGGTGAGCGATGCCATGAAATCGAACCTTACGGAAAGGCTGATAACGAACAACATCGCCGTTGACGCATTCTCCATCGTCGGTTTCAGCTTCTCCAAGATCTTCATGGAAGCCATCGAGTCCAAGCAGACGGCGGAACAGCTCGCGCTGAAGGCGCGAAGGGACCTGGAGCGGATAAAGATCGAGGCGGAACAGAAGGTCACGGCGGCGAAGGCGGAGGCCGAGTCGCTGAGGCTGCAGAGGGCGAATATATCCCTGGACCTCATCGAGCTCAGGAAGGTGGAGGCAAATCTGAGGGCCATCGAGAAGTGGAACGGGATCCTTCCCCAGGTTACCGGGGGCGGGGCGGTGCCGTTCATCGGCGTGGGCGAAGTTCCGAAGAGATGA
- a CDS encoding aldehyde dehydrogenase family protein: MLRTPESIATPCSVNALGRNLRWCPRPVFKITVCDLKESNPPDYALTGGLFSRSPAKIVRVRDAFAVVNVYINRGITGALVGRQPFGGFKMSGVGSKAGGPDYLLFLRTRSGGTIRVTPTWSAGDTTCGSRAGPTSHAYVVFPLISGSTLPPVPCLPAVKVRSRQAIPPSPLGASGNRPTPRRMISPGGESKNPSGRNTTRGNSRRQSLHSIWQCRRRPVSFHPKW, from the coding sequence CTGCTGAGGACTCCGGAAAGCATCGCAACGCCTTGCTCGGTAAATGCGTTGGGGAGGAATTTACGATGGTGTCCGCGACCGGTCTTTAAGATCACAGTTTGTGATCTTAAAGAATCGAACCCCCCCGACTATGCATTGACCGGCGGGCTCTTCTCCCGGAGTCCGGCGAAGATCGTACGTGTGAGGGATGCCTTCGCCGTCGTCAACGTGTACATCAACCGGGGAATCACGGGCGCCCTGGTGGGCCGGCAGCCCTTCGGGGGATTCAAGATGTCGGGCGTCGGCTCCAAGGCGGGCGGCCCCGATTACCTCCTCTTTCTTCGGACAAGATCGGGCGGGACGATCCGCGTTACGCCTACCTGGTCCGCAGGGGATACAACATGCGGTTCGCGGGCAGGCCCGACTTCACACGCCTATGTCGTGTTCCCGCTGATCAGCGGTTCGACGCTACCGCCTGTTCCGTGTCTACCGGCGGTGAAGGTACGATCGAGGCAAGCGATTCCGCCATCCCCGCTCGGAGCCTCCGGAAATCGGCCAACTCCCCGGCGGATGATCTCCCCGGGGGGGGAGTCGAAGAATCCTTCAGGGAGGAATACGACAAGAGGTAACTCACGACGACAATCGCTGCACTCGATATGGCAATGCCGGCGACGACCCGTTTCATTCCACCCCAAATGGTAA
- a CDS encoding YciI family protein, whose product MKFYCLGYYDEKQWQKLPESEQNALMDECFAYDDELKKNGNFAGGDGLQSAGNAVTLRWKNGKLTISKGPYAETREQLGGILILEARDQDHAVELLSKHPGVKAGPFEIRAVEDMSAVIAESERRRSKKIA is encoded by the coding sequence ATGAAATTCTATTGCCTCGGATACTACGACGAAAAGCAGTGGCAGAAATTGCCCGAAAGCGAACAGAACGCGTTGATGGACGAGTGTTTCGCATACGATGACGAACTGAAGAAGAACGGCAACTTCGCCGGCGGGGATGGTCTCCAGAGCGCCGGAAACGCGGTGACTCTACGATGGAAGAACGGCAAATTAACCATTTCCAAGGGACCGTATGCCGAGACAAGGGAACAGTTGGGGGGAATCCTCATCCTCGAAGCCAGGGACCAGGACCACGCCGTCGAATTGTTATCGAAACATCCGGGCGTCAAGGCGGGGCCTTTCGAGATTCGCGCGGTCGAGGACATGTCGGCCGTTATCGCGGAAAGCGAACGAAGACGGTCGAAAAAGATCGCTTGA
- a CDS encoding VOC family protein, producing the protein MGKITPFLWFEDKAEEAAKFYISVFKNSRIVKTTRYGEAGAEVTGRPKGSVMTVAFEIDGREFVALNGGPMFTFNEAISLAVNCDTQKEIDVLWEKLSDGGEKVECGWLKDKYGLSWQIVPSVLGELLSGPDPDKSDRVMQALLGMKKLDIEELKKAYEEKQFDVKAERKAG; encoded by the coding sequence ATGGGGAAAATCACACCGTTTCTATGGTTCGAGGACAAGGCCGAAGAGGCAGCGAAGTTTTATATCTCGGTTTTCAAAAACTCGAGGATCGTAAAAACCACTCGCTACGGCGAAGCGGGGGCTGAAGTCACCGGGAGGCCGAAGGGTAGCGTGATGACGGTTGCATTCGAGATCGATGGCCGGGAATTCGTGGCGCTGAACGGCGGCCCCATGTTCACGTTCAACGAAGCGATATCGCTTGCCGTGAACTGCGATACGCAGAAGGAAATCGACGTATTGTGGGAGAAGCTGTCCGACGGCGGCGAAAAGGTCGAATGCGGGTGGCTCAAGGACAAGTACGGACTATCGTGGCAGATAGTGCCTTCCGTATTGGGCGAGTTGTTATCCGGCCCCGATCCCGACAAGTCGGACAGGGTCATGCAGGCGTTGCTCGGCATGAAGAAACTCGATATCGAAGAACTGAAGAAAGCGTACGAGGAAAAGCAATTCGACGTTAAAGCGGAGAGAAAAGCCGGTTAG
- a CDS encoding dienelactone hydrolase family protein: protein MRRTIANFAFLLAVLAVPFSAGAAEPGGGAIPPGEPDAKGTLERSPRHHEWAYISVPGKERKVSAFVAYPERKDKAPVVIVIHEIYGLTDWVRAVADRLAAEGFIAIAPDLLSGKGPGGGGTEKFGSRDDVVKAVRDIKAKEVVAILDAVRRYGKGLPAAKSKSATVGFCWGGGKSFHYATAQPDLDAAVVYYGTSPGSDSMGTIRAPVLGLYGGDDARVNATVGPAEARMRELGKSFITHTYPRAGHGFLRAQGERDGANLTAAQKAWPATIDHLKKYLER, encoded by the coding sequence ATGAGAAGGACTATCGCAAACTTCGCTTTTCTCCTTGCGGTTCTTGCGGTCCCGTTTTCAGCGGGAGCCGCCGAACCGGGTGGGGGCGCCATTCCTCCCGGCGAACCGGACGCAAAGGGCACGCTGGAGCGTTCCCCACGCCATCACGAATGGGCCTACATCTCCGTTCCCGGTAAAGAAAGAAAGGTGTCCGCCTTCGTCGCCTACCCGGAGCGCAAGGACAAGGCGCCCGTCGTGATCGTCATCCATGAGATATACGGTCTGACCGATTGGGTGCGGGCCGTAGCGGACAGGCTGGCCGCGGAAGGGTTCATCGCCATAGCTCCCGATCTCCTTTCCGGCAAGGGACCGGGCGGGGGAGGGACCGAAAAGTTCGGCAGCCGGGACGATGTCGTGAAGGCCGTGCGGGACATCAAGGCGAAAGAGGTCGTCGCGATCCTGGACGCCGTGAGGCGTTACGGGAAGGGGCTGCCGGCTGCAAAGAGCAAATCCGCTACCGTGGGATTCTGCTGGGGCGGCGGGAAGAGTTTCCACTACGCCACCGCGCAGCCGGACCTTGACGCTGCCGTTGTCTACTACGGCACTTCCCCCGGGTCCGATTCCATGGGAACGATCCGGGCGCCGGTTCTCGGACTTTACGGGGGGGATGATGCCAGGGTAAACGCCACCGTCGGTCCTGCAGAGGCGAGGATGAGGGAACTTGGGAAGTCATTCATAACGCACACCTACCCGCGGGCGGGCCACGGTTTCCTCCGGGCCCAGGGCGAACGCGACGGAGCGAATTTGACCGCGGCGCAAAAAGCCTGGCCCGCCACGATCGATCACCTGAAAAAATACCTGGAGCGGTAA
- a CDS encoding SDR family oxidoreductase, whose amino-acid sequence MERKSAGRTALVTGASSGIGAVYARRLAAEGYDLILVARRKDRLEKLAEELEANHGAAVEVLAADLTDDADLRKVEERIARAGELEFLVNNAGFGTRGLFFQAPVEEPDRMHRLHVIAAVRLCHAALSGMVARGKGTLVNVSSVAAFGQSHGNAGYCATKAWMNSFTEGLRLDLDAAGSPVKVQALCPGYTLTEFHDASGIGREHTPAAWWMSAEDVVDASLRGLSRGKLFVVPGSLIRSLMLLIRGKQHR is encoded by the coding sequence ATGGAACGGAAAAGCGCCGGGCGGACTGCATTGGTGACGGGCGCATCCAGCGGAATCGGAGCCGTCTACGCCAGGCGTCTCGCCGCCGAAGGTTACGATCTGATACTGGTTGCCCGCAGAAAAGACCGTCTTGAGAAACTTGCCGAGGAACTGGAGGCAAACCACGGGGCTGCGGTGGAGGTCCTGGCGGCGGATCTGACCGACGACGCCGATCTCCGGAAGGTGGAGGAGCGGATCGCCCGCGCCGGGGAGCTTGAGTTCCTTGTCAACAACGCCGGCTTCGGCACCCGCGGCCTGTTTTTTCAGGCTCCCGTGGAGGAACCGGACCGGATGCACCGTCTTCATGTAATCGCCGCCGTACGGTTGTGCCACGCCGCCCTTTCAGGAATGGTCGCCCGCGGAAAAGGGACCCTGGTCAACGTTTCCTCGGTGGCCGCCTTCGGACAGAGCCACGGAAACGCCGGCTACTGCGCCACCAAGGCGTGGATGAACAGCTTCACGGAAGGGCTGCGCCTCGATCTTGACGCCGCCGGATCGCCCGTCAAGGTGCAGGCGCTCTGTCCGGGTTACACCCTCACGGAATTCCATGATGCATCGGGGATCGGGAGGGAGCACACTCCCGCGGCCTGGTGGATGTCCGCGGAGGACGTGGTGGACGCTTCCTTGCGAGGCCTTTCGCGGGGAAAACTGTTCGTCGTGCCCGGCTCTCTCATCCGCTCCCTCATGCTCCTGATCAGGGGGAAGCAGCACCGTTAG
- a CDS encoding YHS domain-containing protein, which translates to MKRLISTFAMIAVVVLFASAASAANLVNVAGASGIALNGYDPVAFFTDGKPTHGDPGVTSTYNGAKYLFASKAHKAQFDADPEKFVPQFGGFCAYGAALGALFPVDISTWQIRDGKLYLNLNPAIAKEFNKNPAGNIAKAEKNWPGLVSKNTK; encoded by the coding sequence ATGAAACGTCTAATCAGTACATTCGCCATGATCGCCGTTGTGGTCTTGTTCGCATCCGCGGCGAGCGCGGCAAACCTCGTCAACGTGGCGGGCGCCAGCGGCATCGCGCTGAACGGCTATGATCCCGTGGCGTTCTTCACCGACGGAAAACCTACGCACGGAGACCCCGGCGTTACGTCAACCTATAACGGAGCAAAATATCTCTTCGCTTCGAAGGCGCACAAGGCGCAGTTCGACGCGGATCCGGAGAAGTTCGTCCCGCAGTTCGGCGGCTTTTGCGCCTACGGCGCGGCGTTGGGGGCGTTGTTCCCCGTGGATATCAGCACTTGGCAGATCCGGGACGGAAAGCTCTATCTCAACCTCAACCCGGCGATCGCAAAGGAGTTCAACAAGAACCCCGCGGGAAACATCGCCAAGGCCGAGAAGAATTGGCCCGGCCTGGTAAGCAAAAACACCAAATAG
- a CDS encoding GIY-YIG nuclease family protein, with protein MGPKRKTNKEFWVYMLECAGECIYTGIAVDPESRFLEHLSGKGSRFTRARKPIRIIGARRYPDRGTALRVESSLKKLTPDAKRKWAASA; from the coding sequence ATGGGACCGAAGCGAAAAACGAATAAGGAATTCTGGGTCTACATGCTTGAATGCGCGGGAGAATGCATTTACACGGGGATCGCTGTCGATCCCGAATCTCGCTTCCTCGAACACCTGAGCGGAAAGGGTTCCAGGTTTACGCGAGCGAGGAAACCGATCCGGATCATCGGCGCGCGGCGGTACCCTGACCGCGGCACGGCACTGCGGGTCGAAAGCTCATTGAAGAAGTTGACACCGGACGCGAAACGAAAGTGGGCAGCAAGTGCCTGA
- the pruA gene encoding L-glutamate gamma-semialdehyde dehydrogenase, producing the protein MGPVSGAQDAVRVKGLEIFRLMGTETPAVFDRKWWAGRMMERVMRDPALKIPLFRFIDVLPSLADSRQVVRHAGEYFKGGESPLPGFINFLLSAAGSGSDRDPSASSPASASSAGFASATAAALTAALVKRGVARFSKTFIAGESPEDALISLRRLWNEGKTFTVDILGEAVVSEAEADRYRDLYLLLADTFSREIPGWPPIDPSMEESFPRLNLSVKISSLFSRIGPANHEDSVREVRKRLLPVLRKVREAGGFVNLDMEIHSLKNITLDVFMQTLDEPEFRGWEGAGIALQAYLRCTEQDMKRLIGWAKERNRRVTIRLVKGAYWEYETVVARQKGWEIPVFPRKMHTDASFERCVELAMEYHEYVTLAVGSHNVRSIAKALATAERLEVPREHYEFQMLYGMGEPIKRALKSMGFAVREYAPVGELLPGMAYLVRRLLENASNEGFLQKAFMKHVSPEALLAEPEGYSQETSHGKDPEGIAPFSNEPAADFTREETRNAFRDALARVGSRMGENYPAFIGGKEYREGEQIVSVDPARPLEIVGTVFGITRELADRAVSAARAAQKDWSRRSPEERAKVLFRAAAEARRRRIELAAWQVREAGKNWAEADADVAEAIDYLEYYGREMIRLGKPMRLGDCPGEENLYLYRPRGVGLVVAPWNFPLAISVGMTGAALVAGNAVLYKPSSLSPINGWLAFSLLRDGGAPDGALNFIPGKGDAVGDHLVRHPDIDFILFTGSRTVGLRIVEKAGQTAPGQKSVKRAVVEMGGKNAIIVDADADLDQAVPAVMQSAFGYQGQKCSACSRAIVHADCYDRFLSRLCEAVQSLTVGPPEVPANMIGPLIDAAAKEKVLTFIELGRREGRVAAEIPVPADGYYVSPTILTDLPPDSRILTEEIFGPVLAVIRARDIEEAVQIANSSDYALTGGLFSRSPATIARVRETFQVGNLYINRGITGALVGRQPFGGFKMSGVGSKAGGPDYLLQFMEPRAITENTMRRGFSPDILL; encoded by the coding sequence ATGGGGCCGGTGTCCGGCGCCCAGGATGCCGTAAGGGTGAAGGGGCTGGAGATCTTCCGGCTCATGGGGACGGAGACGCCGGCCGTCTTCGACAGGAAGTGGTGGGCGGGACGGATGATGGAGCGGGTTATGCGCGACCCCGCACTCAAGATCCCGCTCTTCCGGTTCATCGACGTCCTCCCGTCGCTGGCCGACAGCCGGCAGGTAGTCCGGCACGCCGGTGAATATTTTAAAGGCGGCGAGTCGCCGCTTCCCGGTTTCATCAATTTTCTCCTTTCCGCAGCCGGCTCGGGTTCAGATCGCGATCCGTCCGCCTCAAGCCCGGCTTCCGCCTCTTCAGCCGGCTTTGCCTCCGCAACCGCCGCAGCGCTCACCGCGGCCCTCGTGAAACGGGGTGTCGCCCGCTTCTCGAAGACCTTCATAGCGGGAGAATCTCCCGAGGATGCCCTGATTTCCCTGCGCCGCCTTTGGAACGAGGGGAAAACTTTTACCGTCGATATCCTGGGGGAGGCGGTAGTGTCCGAGGCGGAAGCGGACCGGTACCGGGATCTCTACCTGCTGCTGGCCGACACGTTCTCCCGGGAGATCCCCGGCTGGCCTCCGATCGACCCGAGCATGGAAGAATCCTTCCCCCGCCTCAATCTTTCCGTCAAGATCAGTTCCCTTTTTTCCCGCATCGGCCCTGCCAATCACGAGGACAGCGTCCGCGAGGTCCGAAAACGGCTCCTGCCGGTCCTTCGCAAGGTGAGGGAGGCGGGCGGGTTCGTGAACCTCGACATGGAGATTCACAGTCTGAAAAACATCACGCTGGACGTCTTCATGCAAACACTGGACGAACCGGAGTTCCGCGGATGGGAAGGGGCCGGGATCGCCCTCCAGGCCTATCTCAGATGCACGGAGCAGGACATGAAGCGGCTGATCGGCTGGGCGAAAGAGAGGAACCGGCGCGTAACGATCAGGTTGGTGAAAGGGGCCTACTGGGAATACGAGACCGTCGTGGCGCGGCAAAAGGGGTGGGAGATTCCCGTCTTCCCGCGGAAGATGCACACGGATGCGAGCTTCGAGCGGTGCGTGGAACTTGCGATGGAATATCACGAGTACGTGACGCTTGCCGTAGGATCCCACAACGTTCGTTCGATCGCCAAGGCGCTGGCGACGGCCGAAAGATTGGAGGTCCCCCGGGAACATTACGAGTTCCAGATGCTCTACGGCATGGGCGAACCGATCAAGCGCGCACTCAAGTCGATGGGGTTCGCGGTTCGCGAATACGCACCCGTTGGGGAGCTTCTCCCCGGGATGGCGTACCTGGTTCGCCGCCTGCTGGAAAACGCCTCGAACGAAGGGTTCCTCCAGAAGGCATTCATGAAGCACGTATCTCCCGAAGCGCTGCTTGCGGAGCCGGAAGGATACTCGCAGGAAACGTCGCACGGGAAAGATCCGGAAGGGATCGCGCCGTTTTCCAACGAGCCTGCGGCGGATTTCACGAGGGAAGAGACCCGCAACGCATTCCGGGACGCCCTCGCGCGGGTAGGAAGCCGAATGGGGGAGAACTATCCTGCGTTCATCGGCGGGAAGGAATACCGGGAGGGGGAGCAGATCGTCTCCGTCGATCCGGCCCGCCCTTTGGAAATCGTTGGGACCGTCTTCGGGATCACGCGGGAGCTCGCCGACAGGGCCGTGTCTGCCGCCCGTGCCGCGCAAAAAGATTGGTCGCGGCGATCCCCCGAGGAACGGGCCAAGGTGCTGTTCCGAGCCGCCGCCGAAGCCCGTCGCCGCAGGATCGAGCTTGCCGCATGGCAGGTGCGAGAGGCGGGGAAGAACTGGGCGGAGGCGGACGCCGACGTGGCCGAAGCGATCGACTACCTCGAATACTACGGCCGTGAGATGATCCGCCTGGGCAAGCCGATGCGCCTGGGCGACTGCCCCGGAGAGGAAAACCTCTACCTGTACCGCCCGCGCGGAGTGGGTCTCGTCGTAGCCCCGTGGAATTTCCCCCTGGCAATCTCGGTAGGGATGACCGGCGCGGCCCTGGTCGCCGGGAACGCCGTTCTCTATAAGCCGTCGAGTCTCTCTCCGATCAACGGGTGGCTCGCATTCTCCCTGCTGCGGGATGGCGGAGCGCCCGACGGCGCGTTGAACTTCATCCCCGGCAAGGGGGATGCCGTCGGGGATCACCTCGTAAGACACCCGGATATCGATTTCATCCTGTTCACGGGGTCCCGGACCGTGGGGCTTCGGATAGTGGAGAAGGCGGGGCAGACCGCGCCGGGGCAGAAGTCGGTAAAACGGGCCGTCGTGGAGATGGGGGGGAAGAACGCGATAATCGTCGATGCGGACGCTGACCTGGACCAGGCGGTGCCGGCGGTGATGCAGTCCGCGTTCGGCTACCAGGGACAGAAATGCTCCGCCTGCTCCCGGGCGATCGTCCACGCGGATTGCTACGACCGGTTCCTGTCCCGCTTGTGCGAGGCGGTACAGAGCTTGACGGTCGGCCCGCCGGAGGTCCCTGCCAACATGATCGGCCCACTGATCGACGCCGCCGCGAAGGAGAAGGTACTCACATTTATCGAACTTGGGAGGCGGGAGGGGAGGGTGGCCGCCGAAATCCCGGTCCCGGCGGATGGGTATTACGTCTCCCCGACGATCCTCACGGACCTTCCCCCGGATTCGAGGATACTCACGGAGGAAATTTTCGGCCCGGTTCTCGCCGTCATCCGCGCCAGGGATATCGAAGAGGCAGTGCAGATAGCGAACTCCTCGGACTATGCGTTGACCGGAGGGCTATTCTCCCGCAGCCCTGCAACCATCGCTCGCGTGCGGGAGACCTTCCAGGTCGGCAACCTGTACATCAATCGCGGGATCACGGGCGCCCTGGTGGGGCGGCAGCCCTTCGGCGGGTTCAAGATGTCCGGCGTCGGCTCCAAAGCCGGCGGCCCCGACTACCTCCTCCAGTTCATGGAGCCGAGGGCCATCACGGAAAACACGATGCGCCGGGGGTTTTCACCTGACATCCTGCTTTGA